One Kineococcus radiotolerans SRS30216 = ATCC BAA-149 DNA window includes the following coding sequences:
- a CDS encoding cell wall-binding repeat-containing protein produces MEDAPGTNGGRFAFVDGGLTSTVEWQDVSGLQSQNFSVDFGAWRQVFPDGQVPATGKPFSPTALALAYTQRTSDGFTVYASDPAAGYVLGGNDGSSFVAGNGGSGVPVPGPAAASPLHATALATDSHGILYATDSTADSLVAIDPVTKLLRLVAGTGKPTALADPRALAVGADDTLYVLDGNAVVHLGVDGSRTVLAGAGSEHPLAAPSALTVGDDGTLYVADGHTVSARSAGGAWSLIAGGTHGRPVLGDAVDSPLGAVTGLAVRDDGTVAIADREARQVLLVTPDQPTYGIPLEAGVHRLAGADRVQTAVLASQRLAPFAHTAAAVVIARADTYADSLAGARLASTLSAPLFLTSGDHLTPQLRAELDRVLVRSPRVYLLGTSDAVPSTIGQDIYALRPFMNADRVAGFDRFGTAVHIAERVRSWDGADDTTPLFLVNGWNYPDGLAVSALAARTGGQVLLTDGEHLPADTARYLAEYDPTGARTVPVGGVAAEAVENDIPDAAYDNALDNAIVGADRYETSALLASAFAPATSSPASDSAGDSDGDSVTDTPVGLATGENWPDALVGAAAMGILDGPLVLTPTAHLAPATADVLDLLSTTPGRISTLVVFGGTNRVFEAAQREAAAYIS; encoded by the coding sequence GTGGAAGACGCTCCGGGCACCAACGGTGGCCGGTTCGCCTTCGTCGACGGTGGGTTGACGAGCACGGTGGAGTGGCAGGACGTGTCGGGTCTGCAGTCGCAGAACTTCTCGGTGGACTTCGGGGCATGGCGGCAGGTGTTCCCCGACGGGCAGGTGCCCGCCACGGGGAAACCGTTCTCGCCTACCGCGCTGGCTCTCGCCTACACGCAGCGGACCTCTGATGGGTTCACGGTCTACGCCTCCGACCCGGCCGCGGGCTACGTTCTCGGCGGTAACGACGGTTCCAGCTTCGTGGCGGGTAACGGTGGTTCGGGTGTTCCCGTTCCGGGCCCAGCGGCCGCGTCCCCCCTGCACGCCACCGCGTTGGCTACCGACAGCCACGGCATCCTGTACGCCACCGACTCCACCGCGGACTCCCTGGTGGCGATCGACCCGGTGACGAAGTTGCTGCGCCTGGTCGCTGGGACGGGTAAACCCACCGCGTTGGCCGACCCGCGTGCGCTCGCGGTCGGGGCCGACGACACCCTCTACGTCCTAGACGGCAACGCCGTCGTCCACCTGGGCGTGGACGGGAGCAGGACGGTCCTCGCCGGAGCGGGCAGCGAGCACCCACTGGCAGCCCCGAGCGCGCTGACTGTGGGTGATGACGGAACCCTCTACGTCGCTGACGGGCACACCGTCAGCGCCCGCAGCGCCGGCGGTGCCTGGTCCCTGATCGCCGGCGGCACCCATGGGCGGCCTGTTCTCGGTGACGCGGTCGACAGTCCGCTGGGTGCGGTGACGGGTCTGGCGGTGCGTGATGACGGCACCGTGGCCATCGCCGACCGCGAAGCCCGCCAGGTCCTGCTCGTCACCCCCGACCAGCCCACCTACGGGATTCCGCTGGAGGCTGGTGTGCACCGGCTCGCCGGGGCGGATCGGGTGCAGACCGCTGTCCTCGCCTCCCAGCGGCTGGCCCCGTTCGCGCACACCGCCGCCGCGGTCGTCATCGCCCGCGCCGACACCTACGCCGACTCCCTCGCCGGGGCGCGGCTGGCCTCAACACTGTCCGCGCCGCTGTTCCTCACCTCCGGGGATCACCTCACCCCGCAACTGCGCGCGGAGCTGGACCGTGTCCTGGTCCGCTCACCGCGGGTCTACCTCCTCGGCACCAGCGACGCGGTGCCGAGCACGATCGGCCAGGACATCTACGCCCTGCGCCCGTTCATGAACGCAGATCGGGTCGCGGGGTTCGACCGGTTCGGCACCGCCGTACACATCGCGGAGCGGGTACGGTCCTGGGACGGCGCGGACGACACGACCCCGCTGTTCCTGGTCAACGGCTGGAACTACCCCGACGGGCTGGCGGTGTCTGCCCTCGCCGCCCGCACCGGTGGGCAGGTGCTGCTCACCGACGGCGAGCACCTGCCCGCCGACACTGCCCGCTATCTCGCTGAGTACGACCCGACGGGTGCTCGCACCGTGCCCGTGGGCGGGGTGGCTGCTGAGGCCGTTGAGAACGACATCCCCGACGCCGCCTACGACAACGCCCTGGACAACGCCATCGTCGGTGCGGACCGCTACGAGACCTCCGCTCTGCTCGCCTCGGCCTTCGCCCCCGCCACCAGCAGCCCGGCCAGTGACTCAGCTGGCGACTCAGATGGTGACTCGGTCACGGACACGCCTGTCGGGCTGGCGACCGGCGAGAACTGGCCCGACGCTCTCGTCGGGGCTGCGGCGATGGGGATCTTGGACGGGCCGTTGGTGCTGACCCCGACTGCGCACCTGGCCCCGGCCACCGCCGATGTGCTCGACCTGCTCAGCACCACACCCGGGCGCATCAGCACCCTGGTGGTGTTCGGCGGAACCAACCGCGTCTTCGAAGCGGCGCAGCGCGAGGCGGCGGCGTACATCAGCTGA
- a CDS encoding LrgB family protein, with the protein MSALSHASIQTLGPTLIDTLSHTPGFGLALTLAAYLAASQLHHRLGRPALLSPVLVTMIAVSVVLDVLGISYQEYLSSVSILALLLGPATVALALPLLHSAPALLSDRLAVAVTLLLTGAVSLAITVAALTAFGADDALVLTTLPRSVTTPVALTLGESIGANTTLAVVLTLISGILGATIGPWLLDRAHVSDPRARGFALGVTSHGIGTSRALTESTVTGGWSSAAMVLNALTMTVALPLLARAFH; encoded by the coding sequence GTGAGCGCGCTGAGTCACGCATCGATCCAGACGCTGGGCCCCACGCTGATCGACACGCTGAGCCACACGCCAGGATTCGGGCTGGCGTTGACCCTGGCTGCCTACCTCGCCGCCAGCCAGCTGCACCACCGCCTGGGCCGACCCGCCCTGCTCAGCCCGGTACTGGTCACCATGATCGCCGTCTCCGTCGTCCTCGACGTGCTCGGGATCAGCTACCAGGAGTACCTCTCCTCCGTCTCCATCCTGGCCCTGCTGCTGGGACCGGCGACCGTGGCGCTGGCCCTGCCGCTGCTGCACTCCGCCCCTGCCCTGCTCAGCGACCGACTCGCCGTCGCGGTGACCCTCCTGCTCACCGGTGCCGTGAGCCTGGCCATCACGGTGGCCGCCCTCACTGCCTTCGGTGCCGATGACGCCCTCGTGCTCACCACCTTGCCCCGATCGGTGACGACGCCGGTCGCGTTGACGCTAGGGGAGAGCATCGGCGCCAACACCACCCTCGCCGTCGTCCTCACCCTCATCTCCGGCATCCTCGGAGCCACCATCGGCCCCTGGCTGCTGGACCGAGCCCACGTCAGCGACCCCCGCGCGCGGGGATTCGCCCTCGGGGTCACCTCCCACGGCATCGGCACCTCCAGAGCCTTGACCGAGTCCACCGTCACCGGTGGATGGTCCAGCGCCGCGATGGTCCTCAACGCCCTCACCATGACCGTGGCGCTCCCCCTCCTCGCCCGCGCCTTCCACTGA
- a CDS encoding CidA/LrgA family protein: MLSALTLLIGFQLLGTLLVDLTQLPVPAAVVGLVLLLALGAWSPKLVRRVQPAADPLLKHLQLLFVPPGVAVLTQVPTILDAAAPLALAVLGSFTGALVIAGVVLQKLLQRRPRP, from the coding sequence GTGCTCAGCGCCCTGACCCTCCTCATCGGCTTCCAACTCCTCGGCACGCTGCTGGTCGACCTCACGCAGCTACCCGTGCCCGCCGCCGTCGTGGGCCTGGTGCTGCTGCTGGCCCTCGGCGCTTGGTCCCCGAAGCTCGTGCGCCGGGTCCAACCCGCAGCCGATCCCCTCCTGAAGCACCTGCAGCTGCTGTTCGTACCGCCCGGGGTGGCGGTGCTGACCCAGGTGCCGACGATCCTGGACGCAGCCGCACCGCTAGCCCTCGCCGTTCTCGGGTCCTTCACCGGCGCGCTCGTGATCGCCGGCGTCGTCTTGCAGAAGCTGCTCCAGCGCAGGCCCCGCCCGTGA
- the pcaD gene encoding 3-oxoadipate enol-lactonase produces the protein MSPIASPIAAHAIWNRCPGTARGVVLLAGSLGSDATMWQPQIAALTPDVDVLRIEHRGHGASPSTPGPYDLDDLTDDVLAVLDREGVEDVTMVGLSIGGMIAINCALRAPHRFPRLVLLCTSAHLGPASAWQERAARVRAQGPGVIAADVVSRWFTAAYAQAHPDDVQRMIDMIAATDPEGYAGCCEAIAAMDLRPRLPHLHSQVLAIPGAQDRTTPPEHLHQICDAVPTAHLVTVPGAHLASWENADEVNRLIREHLNLPADLPADLPADPPAVDQKQSREQSQEVAPPRPAQTHPGQL, from the coding sequence GTGAGTCCCATCGCCAGTCCTATCGCCGCGCACGCGATCTGGAACCGCTGTCCGGGCACCGCGCGAGGTGTCGTGCTGCTGGCCGGCTCCCTCGGCTCCGACGCCACGATGTGGCAGCCGCAGATCGCGGCGCTGACTCCCGACGTCGACGTCCTGCGCATCGAGCACCGCGGTCACGGCGCCTCACCGTCGACTCCGGGGCCCTACGACCTCGATGACCTCACCGACGACGTCCTCGCCGTCTTGGACCGCGAAGGCGTCGAGGACGTCACCATGGTCGGGTTGTCCATCGGCGGCATGATCGCGATCAACTGCGCGTTGCGCGCCCCGCACCGCTTCCCCCGCCTCGTGCTGCTGTGCACCTCAGCCCACCTCGGCCCCGCCTCCGCCTGGCAGGAGCGGGCGGCCCGGGTGCGAGCGCAGGGACCGGGGGTAATCGCTGCTGACGTCGTCAGCCGGTGGTTCACCGCCGCCTACGCCCAAGCCCACCCCGACGACGTCCAGCGGATGATCGACATGATCGCCGCGACCGACCCGGAAGGGTACGCCGGGTGCTGCGAAGCGATCGCCGCGATGGACCTACGCCCCCGCCTGCCGCACCTGCACTCACAAGTCCTGGCCATCCCCGGTGCGCAAGACCGCACGACACCACCAGAGCACCTGCACCAGATCTGCGACGCCGTGCCCACCGCTCACCTGGTCACCGTCCCCGGCGCGCACCTGGCCAGCTGGGAGAACGCCGACGAGGTCAACCGCCTCATCCGCGAACACCTCAACCTGCCCGCCGACCTGCCCGCCGACCTGCCCGCCGACCCGCCTGCCGTAGACCAGAAGCAGAGTCGCGAGCAGAGCCAGGAGGTAGCACCACCCCGACCGGCCCAGACCCACCCGGGACAACTGTGA
- a CDS encoding alpha-amylase family protein, translating into MTTTPTTTATGAATTAATTAGTPATDPQDMGAQSTQPWYRRARRLGQTNLVEADPARLDVDFWRQQWRRTGIDGIFVNCGGIAAYYPSQIEGHKLAPGIAERDLFGEVLAAARADGLAVIARMDSNRGDEDVYRAHPEWFCVDDQQQPYRRGDKYATCVSSDYYDQFIPDVFREVIARYAPDAFADNGWAGIDRAKICYCANCVRRFGAATGRTLPVRTDWDDPDYLAWIDWNYARRTQLWEQNNAVTRGAGGPDCLWLGMLHGQIAHNAAVFQDSAALAQRTPVILLDHQRRHGDEGFEQNAEVVKRLHDVLGWDKPVFECTAFYDMGYPAFRLSSMPRAEVELWMSEGWAGGASPWWHHIGSVHEDRRQYDNAVDLFSWHSAHQDVLTERTPITSVGVVWSQPNFDLHGREDGPNTVIAPYAGLTRVLVTENIPFTPIHVDRIAHADVDVLVLPDLAVMSEAQCEAVRAFVDAGGSIIATGATSALDEHGREREDFALADLLGAHRTAAQRGSVLPPTPSIEIWDRHSYLRLEDQAHAATDEAAPEAADETAPEAAHEVRAGRHPILGGLGDTDTISFGGYLPVVTAAPGVQVLMTYVPEFPIFPPETSWMRTPRTDIPALLVHERPGGARVVYLPADLDRCAHREEQPDHARVLAGCLQWALEGRNPLRVQSPAPVNTNLYRQAGGYVLHLGNLLYTSTVPGRQAQIVPYGPIDLSVQLTTPGEQVRSVRGLVDAGDLTYTVEGDWVSFRVERLSAHEVVHIVTEAP; encoded by the coding sequence ATGACCACCACACCCACCACCACCGCGACCGGCGCCGCGACCACCGCCGCGACCACCGCAGGCACGCCGGCCACCGACCCCCAGGACATGGGTGCACAAAGCACCCAGCCTTGGTACCGCCGCGCCCGGCGACTGGGCCAGACCAACCTCGTCGAAGCCGACCCCGCCCGCCTCGACGTCGACTTCTGGCGCCAGCAGTGGCGACGCACCGGCATCGACGGGATCTTCGTCAACTGCGGGGGCATCGCCGCCTACTACCCCTCCCAGATCGAAGGTCACAAGCTCGCCCCCGGCATCGCCGAGCGCGACCTCTTCGGTGAGGTGCTGGCCGCAGCCCGCGCCGATGGGCTGGCCGTCATCGCCCGCATGGACTCCAACCGCGGCGATGAGGACGTCTACCGCGCCCACCCGGAGTGGTTCTGCGTCGACGATCAGCAGCAGCCCTACCGGCGTGGGGACAAGTACGCGACCTGCGTCAGCAGCGACTACTACGACCAGTTCATCCCCGACGTCTTCCGCGAAGTCATCGCCCGCTACGCCCCCGACGCCTTCGCCGACAACGGCTGGGCCGGCATCGACCGCGCCAAGATCTGCTACTGCGCCAACTGCGTGCGCCGCTTCGGTGCGGCCACCGGGCGTACCCTGCCGGTCCGCACCGACTGGGACGACCCCGACTACCTCGCCTGGATCGACTGGAACTACGCCCGCCGCACGCAGCTGTGGGAGCAGAACAACGCGGTGACCCGAGGCGCAGGCGGTCCGGACTGCCTGTGGCTGGGGATGCTGCACGGCCAGATCGCGCACAACGCCGCCGTCTTCCAGGACAGCGCCGCCCTGGCCCAGCGCACCCCCGTCATCCTGCTGGACCACCAACGCCGCCACGGCGACGAAGGCTTCGAGCAGAACGCCGAAGTCGTCAAGCGACTGCACGACGTCCTGGGCTGGGACAAGCCCGTCTTCGAGTGCACCGCCTTCTACGACATGGGCTACCCCGCCTTCCGGCTCTCCAGCATGCCGCGTGCCGAAGTGGAGCTGTGGATGAGCGAAGGCTGGGCCGGCGGCGCCTCACCGTGGTGGCACCACATCGGCTCCGTCCACGAAGACCGACGCCAGTACGACAACGCCGTCGACCTCTTCAGCTGGCACAGCGCCCACCAGGACGTGCTCACCGAACGGACCCCCATCACCAGCGTCGGCGTCGTCTGGTCCCAACCCAACTTCGACCTGCACGGACGCGAGGACGGCCCCAACACCGTCATCGCCCCCTACGCCGGGCTGACGCGGGTGCTGGTCACCGAGAACATCCCCTTCACCCCGATCCACGTCGACCGCATCGCCCACGCCGACGTCGACGTCCTCGTCCTGCCCGACCTGGCGGTGATGAGCGAAGCCCAGTGCGAGGCGGTCCGCGCCTTTGTCGACGCCGGCGGATCGATCATCGCCACCGGAGCGACCAGCGCCCTGGACGAGCACGGCCGCGAGCGCGAGGACTTCGCCCTGGCCGACCTGCTCGGGGCCCACCGCACCGCAGCGCAGCGAGGAAGTGTCCTGCCCCCGACGCCTTCCATCGAGATCTGGGACCGGCACAGCTACCTGCGCCTTGAAGATCAAGCGCACGCGGCTACTGACGAGGCAGCACCCGAGGCAGCAGACGAGACAGCACCCGAGGCAGCACACGAGGTGAGGGCGGGGCGGCACCCCATCCTGGGCGGACTCGGGGACACCGACACCATCTCCTTCGGCGGGTACCTGCCCGTGGTCACCGCCGCCCCCGGGGTGCAGGTGCTGATGACCTATGTGCCGGAGTTCCCCATCTTCCCGCCTGAGACCAGCTGGATGCGTACCCCGCGCACCGACATTCCCGCACTGCTGGTTCACGAGCGGCCCGGGGGTGCGCGTGTGGTGTACCTGCCCGCCGACCTCGACCGCTGCGCGCACCGAGAAGAGCAACCCGACCACGCCCGCGTCCTCGCCGGCTGCCTGCAGTGGGCGCTGGAGGGACGCAATCCGCTGCGGGTGCAGTCCCCCGCCCCGGTCAACACCAACCTCTACCGCCAAGCCGGCGGCTACGTCCTGCACCTGGGCAACCTGCTCTACACCTCCACCGTGCCCGGGCGTCAGGCGCAGATCGTGCCCTACGGGCCCATCGACCTCAGCGTGCAGCTCACCACCCCCGGGGAGCAGGTGCGCTCGGTGCGTGGGCTCGTCGACGCCGGCGACCTCACCTACACCGTCGAGGGTGACTGGGTGTCCTTCCGAGTGGAGCGACTCAGCGCGCACGAAGTCGTGCACATCGTCACGGAGGCGCCGTGA
- a CDS encoding carbohydrate ABC transporter permease, protein MTSPTLTKSRTDTRGPELRRRSGRRHSTLKHVALLIGSIAMLYPVLWMLKSSITPESDIMTSFSIIPTSITWENYRIGWASGVGGGIPVYIVNSLIVVIGCVIGNLVSCSLAAYAFARLDFKFKNVAFALMLAGIMLPYHVVAIPQYVEFASVGLVGTYWPLILPKILATDSFFVFLMVQFLRGVPRELDEAAAIDGAGVFRTFFSIILPLMRPALITTTIFTFIWNWNDFFSPLIYLTDPAQYTLPLGLNSLVSTESGSGLGPLLAMSVLSLIPIALFFFFTQKYIVQGIATTGIK, encoded by the coding sequence ATGACTAGTCCCACACTCACCAAGAGCCGAACCGACACCCGCGGACCTGAGCTGCGCCGGCGCAGCGGGCGGCGCCACTCCACCCTCAAGCACGTCGCCCTCCTCATCGGCTCCATCGCCATGCTCTACCCGGTGCTGTGGATGCTGAAGAGCTCCATCACCCCCGAGAGCGACATCATGACGTCGTTCTCGATCATCCCCACCTCGATCACGTGGGAGAACTACCGCATCGGCTGGGCGTCCGGGGTAGGCGGCGGCATCCCCGTCTACATCGTCAACTCGCTGATCGTCGTCATCGGCTGCGTCATCGGCAACCTGGTGTCCTGCTCGCTGGCGGCCTACGCCTTCGCCCGCCTGGACTTCAAGTTCAAGAACGTCGCTTTCGCCCTCATGCTGGCGGGCATCATGCTCCCCTACCACGTCGTGGCCATCCCGCAGTACGTGGAATTCGCCTCCGTGGGGCTGGTGGGGACCTACTGGCCACTCATCCTGCCCAAGATCCTGGCCACCGACTCCTTCTTCGTCTTCCTCATGGTCCAGTTCCTGCGCGGGGTACCCCGCGAGCTCGACGAAGCAGCCGCGATCGACGGCGCCGGGGTCTTCCGCACCTTCTTCTCCATCATCCTGCCCCTGATGCGCCCCGCGCTGATCACCACCACCATCTTCACCTTCATCTGGAACTGGAACGACTTCTTCTCCCCCCTCATCTACCTCACCGACCCCGCCCAGTACACCCTGCCGCTGGGACTGAACTCACTGGTGAGCACCGAATCCGGAAGCGGTCTGGGACCCCTGCTGGCGATGTCGGTGCTGTCCCTGATCCCCATCGCTCTTTTCTTCTTCTTCACCCAGAAGTACATCGTCCAGGGCATCGCGACCACGGGGATCAAATGA
- a CDS encoding carbohydrate ABC transporter permease — translation MADARLAVPAAPTAATKAPPRTPRRRRSGRSAFLFLLPWILGFVFITAGPLIASLYLSFTNYNLLEPAVWTGLSNYRQLFTADPRFYTSLAVTGVYVAVSVPLQLAFALALAVFLDKGIRGLNFYRSVFYLPSLIGGSVGVGLLWYTVFGYDGGVNQVLRGLGFSDLPNWIGNPDTSLGTIVLLHVWTFGSPMVIFMAGLRQIPAELYEQAGLDGAGRFKQFRHVTVPLLTPIIFFNLVLQLIQAFQAFTPAYVISRGTGGPADSTMFYTLYLYIQGFTRFDMGYASAMGWILLLIIAIFTGLNFLFSKYWVFYND, via the coding sequence GTGGCTGACGCCCGCCTCGCGGTACCCGCCGCCCCCACCGCGGCCACCAAGGCGCCCCCGCGCACCCCCCGGCGGCGCCGCTCCGGCCGGTCCGCCTTCCTGTTCCTGCTGCCCTGGATCCTGGGGTTCGTCTTCATCACCGCCGGCCCCCTGATCGCCTCGCTGTACCTGTCCTTCACCAACTACAACCTCCTGGAACCGGCCGTCTGGACCGGTCTCAGCAACTACCGGCAGCTGTTCACCGCCGACCCACGCTTCTACACCTCCCTCGCCGTCACCGGCGTCTACGTCGCGGTGTCCGTCCCCCTGCAGCTGGCTTTCGCCCTCGCCCTGGCCGTCTTCCTCGACAAAGGCATCCGGGGCTTGAACTTCTACCGCTCGGTCTTCTACCTGCCCTCCCTCATCGGGGGCAGCGTGGGCGTCGGCCTGCTGTGGTACACGGTCTTCGGCTACGACGGCGGCGTCAACCAGGTGCTGCGCGGCTTGGGCTTCTCCGACCTGCCCAACTGGATCGGCAACCCCGACACCAGCCTGGGCACCATCGTGCTGCTGCACGTGTGGACCTTCGGCTCACCCATGGTCATCTTCATGGCCGGCCTGCGCCAGATCCCGGCCGAACTGTACGAGCAGGCGGGCCTGGACGGGGCCGGGCGGTTCAAGCAGTTCCGCCACGTCACCGTCCCCCTGCTCACCCCCATCATCTTCTTCAACCTCGTGCTGCAGCTCATCCAGGCCTTCCAGGCCTTCACCCCGGCCTACGTCATCAGCCGGGGCACGGGCGGGCCGGCGGACTCGACGATGTTCTACACGCTCTACCTCTACATCCAAGGGTTCACGCGCTTCGACATGGGTTACGCCTCGGCGATGGGCTGGATCCTGCTGCTCATCATCGCGATCTTCACCGGCCTCAACTTCCTCTTCTCGAAGTACTGGGTGTTCTACAATGACTAG
- a CDS encoding ABC transporter substrate-binding protein, protein MNTHSPTSTSTPDPAPASGPAPAHVPAPQPTLQGPLTRRHLLGLGAATATTLGLAACGVSPQQTGQGSPEGTIRFAWWGNDSRQKIFTEFAGGFDGGTVKVEPSEYSGYGDRLSVQAAGKNLPDVLWMPANLALTYATRGALYDLGTLPEGTIDYSAFDPQVVESWKLGGKQYGPVYSQYSTCTQVDTTAMAAVGIQDLPDDESWTWDDLSTLAADYARAKGEGNWGIANQSTFYQHAHLWIRQQGAEVFTPDGKIGFDVDVLGSWFAWWQKATDAGGVMPTQISAGKTQWTQTGGKTALYLVQLNQFQDNASFSGENELQLVKSPVAAGAAPDYQFKYYTRLCSGANTTSPELAGQFINFSLNDPSNADVVGLASGIPSNPEIVAAIKAAADPTAMKILEMTDRIDEQPMRARPEPPVGGANWQTLVEKAGDDIFNGGVAIDAAVQEGIATLQAALDKG, encoded by the coding sequence CCCCGCAGCCGACGCTCCAGGGGCCGCTCACACGCCGACACCTGCTCGGTCTGGGCGCCGCCACCGCCACCACGCTGGGTCTGGCCGCCTGCGGGGTCAGCCCCCAGCAGACCGGTCAAGGCTCACCGGAGGGAACCATTCGTTTCGCCTGGTGGGGCAACGACAGCCGGCAGAAGATCTTCACCGAGTTCGCCGGTGGCTTCGACGGCGGCACGGTGAAGGTCGAACCTTCGGAGTACAGCGGGTACGGCGACCGGCTCTCCGTCCAGGCCGCGGGCAAGAACCTCCCCGACGTCCTCTGGATGCCGGCGAACCTCGCCCTCACCTACGCCACCCGTGGGGCTCTCTACGACCTGGGCACCCTGCCGGAGGGAACCATCGACTACTCCGCCTTCGACCCGCAGGTGGTGGAGTCCTGGAAGCTGGGCGGCAAGCAGTACGGCCCCGTCTACAGCCAGTACAGCACCTGCACCCAGGTGGACACGACAGCGATGGCCGCGGTCGGTATCCAGGATCTGCCCGATGACGAGAGCTGGACCTGGGACGACCTGTCCACCCTCGCCGCCGACTACGCCCGGGCCAAGGGAGAAGGCAACTGGGGCATCGCGAACCAGTCCACCTTCTACCAGCACGCCCACCTCTGGATCCGTCAGCAGGGTGCTGAGGTGTTCACCCCCGACGGGAAGATTGGCTTCGACGTCGACGTCCTGGGCAGCTGGTTTGCCTGGTGGCAGAAAGCCACCGACGCCGGAGGGGTGATGCCCACCCAGATCTCAGCCGGCAAGACCCAGTGGACCCAGACCGGCGGCAAGACCGCCCTCTACCTCGTCCAGCTGAACCAGTTCCAGGACAACGCCTCCTTCTCCGGGGAGAACGAGCTGCAGCTGGTGAAGTCGCCCGTCGCCGCCGGCGCGGCCCCGGACTACCAGTTCAAGTACTACACCCGCCTGTGCAGCGGGGCGAACACCACCAGTCCCGAGCTGGCGGGGCAATTCATCAACTTCTCCCTCAACGACCCCTCCAACGCCGATGTGGTCGGCCTCGCCTCCGGCATCCCCTCCAACCCCGAGATCGTCGCCGCGATCAAGGCGGCCGCAGACCCCACGGCGATGAAGATCCTCGAGATGACCGACCGCATCGACGAGCAGCCCATGCGGGCCCGGCCCGAGCCCCCCGTGGGCGGTGCCAACTGGCAGACGCTGGTCGAGAAGGCCGGCGACGACATCTTCAACGGTGGCGTCGCCATCGACGCCGCCGTGCAGGAAGGCATCGCCACCTTGCAGGCGGCCCTGGACAAGGGCTGA